The following nucleotide sequence is from Myxococcota bacterium.
ACGAGGTCGCGATGATCGAGGGCTTCAGCGAGGAGCGCGACGAGCGTATCCACGAGAACGAGGAGCTCTTCCGCGTCTACGGCGTCGACGACGACACGCGACGGCTCCAGGAGAGCTGGGTGCGGAGCGTGATCGCCGAGTCGCCCGCGCTGTGCGCGCCGACGCGCGTCGACCGCGTGCTGCGCGACGGCGACGCGGTCGCGTTCAAGGGGTTCGAGCTGCGCGTGCACCACGCGCCCGGCCACACCATCGGGCACGTCGTGCTCGAGGAGCCGGAGTCCGGCACTCTGCTCACCGGCGATACCGTGATGGGCAACGCCGTCCCGTCGACGACGACGTACTTCACGAGCGCGCACCCCGATGCGAGCGATCCGCTGCGCCGACGCCAGCGCTTCCGCGGCCTGCCGGCCTATCTCTCGTCGCTGCGGCGCCTCCGCGCGCTCGACCCGCGCACGATCCTCCCCGCGCACGGCGGTACGCTGCGACGCCCATCGCGCGCGATCGACGACGCGCTGCTGTTCTACGACGTGCGCATCCAGCGCATCGAGCGCGGCCTGCGCAATCTCGATGCGCTCGGGCAGGACGCGACGGCCTGGGAGATCTGGCGCGCGCTGTTCCCGAAGGCCGATCCGGTGCGCGAGATGCGCAACCGCATGCTGATGGTGATCGGCGCGCTCGACGTGCTCGAGGCGAAGGGGCTCTGCGTGACCTCGTGGCGCGACGACGGCGTGCTCGTGCACCGGCACGCACACGCGTGAGCGCGCGAGGCGTCACCGTCTCCGGCACGACCTAACGAGCATCCCCCGGGCGGCCCGGCTCCGCGGTCTCCCGCGAGAGCAGGTACACGGCGAGCGCGCGTCGCTCGCTCGCATCGAGGTCGAAGACGGGCATCGGCGGCGTGGGGCTCTCGAACGAGGCCGCGAGCGCGTCGATGTCGTAGCGCGTCGAGAGGTCGTGCAGCGGCACGGACACGACGCCCGGAGCGGCGCGTTCCGCCTCGTGACAGCTCGCGCACGCGTGGCGCTCGTAGAGCGCGGCGCCGCGCGCCGAGAGCTCGGCCCGTTCCGCGGTGCCGAGCGCCGCGAGCGCGCGGGTCGCCGTCCCGGCCGCCGACGCGTCGAGCGCCCGAGGCGCGTCGCCCGCCGGCGCGGCGCGCGCGGCGCGGTCGTCGGGCGCGACGCGCCAGACGGCGCCGGCGTAGTCGTCACTCACGTAGACGGCGCCGTCGGGGCCCGGCTCGGCATCGACGGGCCGGCCGATCACTTCGCCGCCCGCCTCGAAGCCGTCGAGGAACGGGCGCTCCTCGATCGTCCCGTCGTCGCGCCAGTGGAGCGAGACGACGCGGTACCCGTCCTTGCGCGTGCGATTCCAGGAGCCGTGGAGCGCGACGAACGCCGCGCCCGCGTAGCCCGGCGGCGTCGACGCGCCGTGGGCGAAGCCGATCCCGAGCGGGGCGTTGTGCGCGCGGAACGCGTGGGCCGGCGGAATGGCGCGGGCCGCGAGGTCGGGGCGGGCGCCGCCGAAGTCGGGGTCCGCGACGCCGTCGCCGTTGACGTAGGGCCAGCCGTAGAAGCCGCCGCGCACGATGCGGTCGAGCTCGCAGGGTGGGAAGTCGTCGCCGAGGAGGTCGCGGCCGTTGTCGGTGGCGTAGAGCGCGCCCGTCGCCGGATGCCAGCCGAAGTCGACGGCGTTGCGCAGGCCCGTCGCGTAGAGCTCGTACCCGCTGCCGTCGAGCTCGTAGCGGAGCATCGCGGCGCGGCGCTCGTCCTCTTCTTCGCACACGTTGCAGCTCGAGCCGACGGTGACGTACAGGCCGCGGTCGGGCCCGATGCCGAGCGTGCGCGTCCAGTGATTGCCGCCGTCGGGCAGCCCGTCGACGAGGGTCGTCATCGCGCCCGTCGCGACGCCGCGGTCGACGTCGAAGTCGACGTGCCGAATGCGCGTGCCCTCGGCGACGTAGAGCGCGCCCTCGAAGACAGCGAGACCGTGCGGCCGGTCGAGCTCGAGGTCGAGTGCGCGCACGGCGTCGGGCCGTCCGTCGCCGTCGCGGTCGCGCTCGAGCAGCCAGACCTGGTTCGTGCGCGGCGCCGAGACGAGCAGGTCGCCCGCCGGCGTGAAGTGGAGCAGGCGCGCGCGCGGGACCGCCGCGTACAGCGAGACCTGGAAGCCGGCCGGCGCGCGGAACCGCTCGTCGACCACCGCGGCGGGGGGTACGCCGCCGCCGATCCCGAAGAGCGTGTTGAGCATCGGCGCGTTGACCGCGAAGCGCTCGGGCAGGACCCACTGGCACGCCGCGAAGGACGCGACACCGAGACACACCGCGCCGAGCGCGACGCGAGCGGCAACCCTCATTCCCACCTCCGGCGGCCTTCCGTCCGGCTGCCTTCCCCGAGGCTTCCGCTCCGCGGGCGCGGGGTGCGCCGTGCGAGCACGCGTGCCGGTGGCCCGCGCGGCGGGCGAGGGTATCGAAGCTCGCGGCGGCTTCGGGAGCGCCGCGAGCGTGCCGGCCGCGCGCGCGGAAGTCGGCGGCAGCGCGCGAAAAAAGCGCCCCGATCCCCCCGGGAGGTATTGAATTGGCCGCCGCGCTCTTGCATACATTGCGCCTCCTCGGAGGCAGATGGAATGCAGCGCATCAGGAAGGGCGACCTGGTCCAGGTCATCACGGGCGGCGACTGGGAGAAGGGCGACCCGCCGCGGCGGAAGCAGGGTCGCGTTCTCGCCGTCGACGCCCTCCGCGGGCGGGTTCGCGTCGAGGGGGTGCGCATGCAGAAGCGCCACCTCAAGCCCGGGCGCAAGGGCGCGCGACAGGGCGGCGTGCTCGAGCAGGAAGGCTTCGTCGACATCTCGAACGTGATGCTCGTCGATCCGAAGGACGGCAAGCCGTCGCGCGTGCGCATCGAGGAGCGCGACGGCGCCCGCGTGCGGGTGTTCGTTCGAAGCGGCAACGTCGTCCCCACGCCCAGCCACGGGTAACACGCGCGGCCGCGGCGCGAGCGACGGGCGAGACGCCCTCCGCCGCCTCGGTCGGTCGCGCGCAGCGAAGAAGAGAGAGAGCCGGTCATGGCGAAGAAGGGCAAGCGCGAGAAGATCAAGCTCGAGTCGAGCGAGGGCACCGGCCACTTCTACACGACGAGCAAGAACAAGACGAACACGCCTCACAAGCTCGAGTTCAAGAAGTACGATCCGGTCGCGCGCAAGCACGTGGTCTACAAGGAAGCCAAGCTCAAGTAGCCGCGCCGATCGGGCGAAGGCGCGCCGCCGCCGCCGCCGCGGGGCCGGGCCGCACGGCCTCGCACGACTCCACACCAACCGCTTCTCGCGCAGTGCGTCCCGGGAGCGCGCTGCGAACCACCTGCAGGGTTACTAGGAGGCTTCGATGACCTGGGTGATCACCCGCCTGTGCCGCGACTGCATCGACATGGCATGCGTCGAGGTCTGCCCCGTCGACTGCATCGTCCAGCACAAGAACAAGGGCGACGCCGACGGCTTCGAGAACCAGCTCTACATCGATCCCGAGGAGTGCATCAACTGCGGCGTGTGCGAGCCGGAGTGCCCCTGGGAGGCGATCTTCGAGGACGAGCAGGTGCCGGACGTCTTTGCCGAGGACGTCGCGGAGAACGCGCGCATCGTCGAGTTCCGCAACGACTTCGTGGTCCCCGAGCGCGAGGACGCCGACCCGCCGTCTCCCGAGCAGATCTCCGCGAACAAGGAGAAGTGGGGCTACGAGGCCTAGCCTCGCCTCCGATCGCTCACCCGGTCCCGGCCCGGTCGAACGCCTCGGCCATCGCGTCGAGCGGCGCATCGCGGCCCGTCCACAGGCGGATCTGCTCGGCCGCCTGCAGCACGAGCATCCACTTGCCCCCGACGGCGATCGCGCCGGCCGCCTCCGCGTCGGCGAGGAGCCGCGTGCGCGCGGGCTGGTAGACGGCGTCCATCACGACGGAGCCACGCCGGTGCGCCCCGGCCGGAACGGGCGATGCGTCGCTCCCGAGACCCACGCTCGTCGTGTTCACGAGCACGCCGAACTCGCGTCCCGCGAGCGAGGCGAGCGGGCCGGCGTCGTGCGCGCCGAGATCGCGTGCGAGCGCCTCCGCCTTCGCGGGCGTCCGGTTCAGCACCGTGACGCGCGCTCCGCGCTCGAGCAGGCCGAACGTCGCGGCGCGCGCGGTGCCGCCCGCGCCGAGCACCACGGCCTCGGCCCCGGCGAGTGAGGTCGCGCGTTCGAGCGCGCGCACGGCGCCGAGCCAGTCGGTGTTCGACCCGACGAGGCGCCCGTCGACGCGCGTCACCGTGTTGACCGCGCCGATCGCGCGCGCGGTCTCGTCGACGTCGTCGAGCAGCGGCAGCACCGCTTCCTTGTGGGGCAGCGAGACGGCGAGCTGGCGGATCCCGAGCGCGCGCGCGCCCGCGATCGCGCCGTCGAGCGCCGCCGGCGGCACGTCGAAGGCGACGTAGACGGCGTCGATCCCCATCGCCGCGAAGGCGGTGTTGTGCATCGCCGGCGAGCGCGTGTGTCCGGCCGGGTGGAGCACGATCGCGCACACGGAGGTGGCTGCGGAGATGGCCATGGGCGGCGCAGTCTAGCCGCTCGCGCGAGGCTTCCGCGGCCGCCTCGATCGCGCTATCCCCCGACGCTCCGCGCCCGACACACGCGCGGGGGTGCGCTCGCCGGCGTCGGCGAGCGGGACGCCCGCGAATCGACGGGAGGCATTCGGTGACGGCATCCGACGACGCGCGCGCGCGCGTGGCGATCCTGATGGGCAGCGCCAACGACTGGGACAAGATGAAGCCGGCGGCCGACGCGCTGGCGACGCTCGGCGTCGCGTGCGACGTGCGCGTGATCTCGGCGCATCGCACGCCGCAGCGTCACCACGATTTCGTGACGACGGCGGAGGAGCGCGGGATCGAGGTCTTCATCTGCGGGGCGGGC
It contains:
- a CDS encoding MBL fold metallo-hydrolase produces the protein MAVRTPRAGTTFGLERAPVPSLPSLHRIVLPTPWEVGPVQIYVVDGDPLTLIDTGVRSAPSRAALESAFDALGRGLDEVRRVVLTHYHADHLGQAQLLRELGGDVEVGAHEDEVAMIEGFSEERDERIHENEELFRVYGVDDDTRRLQESWVRSVIAESPALCAPTRVDRVLRDGDAVAFKGFELRVHHAPGHTIGHVVLEEPESGTLLTGDTVMGNAVPSTTTYFTSAHPDASDPLRRRQRFRGLPAYLSSLRRLRALDPRTILPAHGGTLRRPSRAIDDALLFYDVRIQRIERGLRNLDALGQDATAWEIWRALFPKADPVREMRNRMLMVIGALDVLEAKGLCVTSWRDDGVLVHRHAHA
- a CDS encoding PQQ-dependent sugar dehydrogenase, which produces MRVAARVALGAVCLGVASFAACQWVLPERFAVNAPMLNTLFGIGGGVPPAAVVDERFRAPAGFQVSLYAAVPRARLLHFTPAGDLLVSAPRTNQVWLLERDRDGDGRPDAVRALDLELDRPHGLAVFEGALYVAEGTRIRHVDFDVDRGVATGAMTTLVDGLPDGGNHWTRTLGIGPDRGLYVTVGSSCNVCEEEDERRAAMLRYELDGSGYELYATGLRNAVDFGWHPATGALYATDNGRDLLGDDFPPCELDRIVRGGFYGWPYVNGDGVADPDFGGARPDLAARAIPPAHAFRAHNAPLGIGFAHGASTPPGYAGAAFVALHGSWNRTRKDGYRVVSLHWRDDGTIEERPFLDGFEAGGEVIGRPVDAEPGPDGAVYVSDDYAGAVWRVAPDDRAARAAPAGDAPRALDASAAGTATRALAALGTAERAELSARGAALYERHACASCHEAERAAPGVVSVPLHDLSTRYDIDALAASFESPTPPMPVFDLDASERRALAVYLLSRETAEPGRPGDAR
- the rplX gene encoding 50S ribosomal protein L24; the protein is MQRIRKGDLVQVITGGDWEKGDPPRRKQGRVLAVDALRGRVRVEGVRMQKRHLKPGRKGARQGGVLEQEGFVDISNVMLVDPKDGKPSRVRIEERDGARVRVFVRSGNVVPTPSHG
- the rpmG gene encoding 50S ribosomal protein L33, with the translated sequence MAKKGKREKIKLESSEGTGHFYTTSKNKTNTPHKLEFKKYDPVARKHVVYKEAKLK
- a CDS encoding 4Fe-4S dicluster domain-containing protein; amino-acid sequence: MTWVITRLCRDCIDMACVEVCPVDCIVQHKNKGDADGFENQLYIDPEECINCGVCEPECPWEAIFEDEQVPDVFAEDVAENARIVEFRNDFVVPEREDADPPSPEQISANKEKWGYEA
- a CDS encoding shikimate dehydrogenase; the protein is MAISAATSVCAIVLHPAGHTRSPAMHNTAFAAMGIDAVYVAFDVPPAALDGAIAGARALGIRQLAVSLPHKEAVLPLLDDVDETARAIGAVNTVTRVDGRLVGSNTDWLGAVRALERATSLAGAEAVVLGAGGTARAATFGLLERGARVTVLNRTPAKAEALARDLGAHDAGPLASLAGREFGVLVNTTSVGLGSDASPVPAGAHRRGSVVMDAVYQPARTRLLADAEAAGAIAVGGKWMLVLQAAEQIRLWTGRDAPLDAMAEAFDRAGTG